The Rhodocytophaga rosea genome has a segment encoding these proteins:
- a CDS encoding glycosyltransferase family 39 protein, with product MTIAYIRSAYTLAAGIGYMQTHPGSPADLAIEGTNGIRELESKGIIIDEKFSSSLLTEGLYPELHYPPGWSIIAAGLHRLIGEPIWLIMQILGIIVDSIACILLFMLVRLLFPAHIQLAWIATILYAVFPPLAYSAVSIRPESFMNLFLIVITFFFIKSALAEQESGKWRYYILTGLSIGMAGYFRPDFLLLGPFFTLYFLFTSGLAIKTILKMFSVGLVILIVSLLILFPWGYRNHKVFHTWNFTSSALGCTLVTGLGTYPNPWGFGPSDLDRAKEAEQAGISTPFNLEADKYFKQVFFQSIQQHPEAYLKILISRCFQPLATPYDCGVNLASKTKTYTEIRSAGNLINSIGYIFKAFWPNLLVALMSFLGNVGLVIMLIKKKFSHPVLIILILPLIYNILSHLLIHMAPYYLLPTAFIQLIGFSYLIDTVNTLISVKRKSYTVTP from the coding sequence ATGACTATTGCCTATATCCGGTCAGCCTATACGTTAGCAGCAGGAATAGGTTATATGCAAACGCATCCTGGTTCTCCAGCTGATCTGGCAATAGAAGGCACGAATGGAATCAGAGAACTGGAATCTAAAGGAATAATAATTGACGAAAAATTTAGCTCCTCTTTATTAACAGAAGGATTATATCCTGAATTACACTATCCACCAGGATGGTCAATTATAGCTGCCGGTTTACATAGATTAATAGGTGAGCCTATATGGCTGATTATGCAGATTTTAGGAATTATTGTTGATTCCATTGCGTGTATATTGTTATTTATGCTGGTCCGGCTCCTGTTTCCGGCACATATTCAGCTAGCCTGGATAGCAACTATACTATATGCTGTTTTCCCTCCACTGGCTTATTCGGCTGTAAGCATACGTCCGGAAAGTTTTATGAATCTTTTTCTGATTGTAATCACCTTCTTTTTTATAAAGAGTGCCCTGGCTGAACAGGAAAGCGGAAAATGGAGATATTATATTCTTACCGGCCTCTCTATAGGGATGGCTGGTTACTTCAGGCCAGACTTTCTGCTGCTAGGCCCATTTTTTACGCTGTATTTTCTGTTTACCAGCGGTTTAGCTATAAAAACTATTCTTAAAATGTTCTCGGTAGGCTTAGTTATTCTAATCGTATCTCTGCTTATACTATTTCCCTGGGGATATCGTAATCATAAAGTATTTCACACCTGGAACTTCACCTCCTCAGCTCTGGGCTGTACCTTAGTAACCGGGTTAGGTACTTACCCGAATCCGTGGGGGTTTGGACCCTCTGATCTGGATAGAGCAAAGGAAGCTGAGCAGGCAGGTATCTCTACGCCATTTAATCTGGAAGCAGATAAATATTTTAAACAAGTATTTTTTCAATCTATACAACAACATCCGGAAGCTTATCTAAAAATTCTGATATCCAGATGTTTCCAGCCATTGGCAACTCCTTATGATTGTGGAGTTAATTTAGCAAGTAAGACTAAAACGTATACAGAGATAAGAAGTGCCGGCAACTTAATAAACAGTATCGGATATATATTTAAAGCGTTCTGGCCTAACTTACTTGTAGCCTTAATGTCTTTTCTCGGGAATGTTGGATTGGTTATAATGCTTATTAAGAAAAAGTTTAGCCATCCGGTATTAATTATACTTATCCTGCCGCTGATCTATAATATATTGTCACATTTATTAATCCATATGGCTCCTTATTATTTGCTTCCAACAGCTTTTATACAACTAATAGGATTTTCATACCTGATTGATACAGTGAACACACTAATTTCTGTAAAAAGAAAATCTTATACAGTGACTCCCTAA
- a CDS encoding glycosyltransferase family 2 protein encodes MPKLSVIIPCYFNEENIPVTARQLIENEPLFEAGTEFEYIWVDDASGDKTWEKLKVCWEMYPGKMKLIRLVKNAGAFNAILAGLHLSGGDVNVILTADLQDPPELIPAMFAHWQKGYKLIIANRQDRQEPVGQKMLSRIFHSIIRRLAVPNAPSGGFDLVLFDRKLKEEVIKMDEKNTNILYLLVWLGYEYVNIPYTRRKREIGTSRWTLSKKIKMFIDTIIAFSFFPVRLISVFGILLGILAFLYGVFIIIARLTGWIQVEGWSALMVVLLFVSAFQMIALGVLGEYVWRTMDASRKRPNFLIQEMLP; translated from the coding sequence ATGCCCAAATTGTCTGTCATTATTCCCTGTTACTTCAATGAAGAAAATATTCCGGTAACAGCCCGGCAATTGATAGAGAATGAGCCCCTATTTGAAGCAGGAACAGAGTTTGAATATATATGGGTGGATGATGCTTCCGGTGATAAAACCTGGGAGAAATTAAAGGTGTGCTGGGAAATGTATCCGGGAAAAATGAAACTGATCCGCCTGGTTAAAAATGCAGGTGCATTCAATGCGATTCTGGCAGGTTTACACCTATCCGGAGGAGATGTTAACGTAATTCTTACTGCCGATCTGCAAGATCCGCCCGAACTAATTCCAGCTATGTTTGCTCACTGGCAGAAAGGCTATAAACTGATCATTGCCAACCGCCAGGACAGGCAGGAGCCTGTAGGACAGAAAATGCTTTCCAGGATTTTTCATTCCATTATCCGCCGGTTAGCGGTTCCAAATGCGCCTTCAGGTGGGTTTGACTTGGTATTATTCGATAGAAAACTGAAGGAAGAAGTGATAAAGATGGATGAGAAAAATACCAATATCTTATACTTGTTGGTCTGGCTGGGGTATGAGTATGTAAATATTCCTTATACCAGGCGAAAGCGTGAAATTGGCACATCCCGATGGACCCTATCAAAGAAAATAAAAATGTTTATTGATACCATTATTGCCTTTTCTTTCTTTCCGGTCAGGCTTATTTCTGTATTTGGAATATTACTGGGCATACTGGCATTTTTGTATGGAGTATTTATTATTATTGCCCGGCTCACAGGCTGGATACAGGTGGAAGGCTGGTCTGCCTTAATGGTGGTGTTATTATTTGTGTCAGCTTTTCAGATGATCGCCCTGGGAGTTCTTGGTGAATATGTATGGCGTACCATGGATGCTTCCAGAAAAAGGCCAAATTTTTTAATACAAGAAATGTTACCCTGA